ctctgcttcttcttttcCTCTCAATCTAGGGTTcggttttttcgattttgggatttttcgtttcaaaattagggtttgaaTACGATTTTGGTATAAAACGTTTCAATCGTTTTGGTTTAAATCGTTTCAATTGCTTTGttcattttgtttcttctcGATTTTGGTTAGATAAAGGATTCATTGGAATTCAATTTTTCTTCTCGATTGTGTGTCTTTGTCTATATGTTTGTGTGTCTTTCTCTTTATATAGATCGTTGCTAATCTGTGCTCCTTGTTTCTCTCTTATGGTCGAGGTTAACGAGAATGGGACAATATAGCTACAGCCAGCCGTCCTCATCATCCGCGGAGGTGGACGTAACCTCACTTCTCGAAGAAGAAGCTCAGTTGTACGCGGAGGAAGCTCGGTTGTACGCGGAACGTGCAATGGCGGATGAGGCAGAGAGTAGCTTCGATATAGAGAAAGCGGTTCAGGAGGAGATGAGGGACTTTCAGACGCAGCTAAGGCGGCTAAATGAAGAAGGTACAGAGAGAGAGCAGAAGTTGTTGCTGCTAGTGAAGAGTGTGCACGAGTTAGGAAAGGATTTAGCACGAGTTAAGCTAATGGTGTGCGTACTAGTGGTGATAGCTTTGCTATTCTTCGTTCTACGTGGTAAGTTTTAGAGTTCATTGGAAttaatatatagattaatcgATGGTTTTACAACATTTGACTgcattatcttatgtttttgcAGGAGTTCCTTCAAAGGCTTCAAACGGGACTATTCTATCACCTCACGAGTGGCCAAATAAGTCAGGTACTATGGTTTTAATCACTTCACTTTGGATTTTCTCTTCAAGAGAAATTCATATTGTTAGAATGGTTTGAATGGTGCTTGGTGGTAGAATAAAAATTAGGACTGTAATAATAAATGCTACTGAATTACTTTATGTCTTCCCAGCCCGTTTGATTTGATTGGTTTTAAATAGGCTAGTATGCTTCCTATCATCACCTCTGTTTGCTAGAATAGTACTTAGGATTTGATTGTTGTTAAATGCTTGTAGTTTGCTTCCTATCTTCCTAACTGCTCAACTTTaattgtataataaataaacatggCTTACTTAAGCCTCTGTGTAACTACTAGAGTAACACAAAATAGAAACTAgagagatggatggtttcacaaaCCTTCTGCATAGTCAAATACCTATAGACCTTGAATCACCCGAACCTTATTGGTTCGGGTCTGAAGTTCCTGCTCAGTCTGCTGAGAGGAGGAAATATTCTCCTAGAGAAGATAAGATCCTTATTGGTGCTTGGCTTAACACCAGTAAGGATCCTATCATTGGCAACGAGCAGAGAGTTGGGGCTTTCTGGAAGCGTATTGTAGAGTACTACAACGCAAGCCCTCTGCTCGTTGGTCAAACAGCGCGAGAGATTACTTCTTGCAAACAGAGGTGGAGTAGGATCAACGGGGAAGTATGCAGGTTTACTGGATGCTATGATGCAGCTTTGAGGGCGCAGAAAAGTGGGGAAAATGATGATGATCTGATGAAAGCTGCATTAGATATATTCTTCACCAAGTATGGTTACAAGTTCACACTTGATCACTGCTGGAGGGAGCTGAGGCATGACCAGAAATGGGCCTCGATTTATGTGGCTAAGGAAGGTGGAAAGGAAAAGCGGAGGTCCGTCTTGGAGGTTGATACAGAAGAAGCAGACGTGGGAGATCCAGAGGAGAGACCAATCGGGGTAAAGGCTGCGAAAGGTGgcagtaagaagaagaagatgagtggTAAAGAAGAAGAGTTGTCCAAGCTTCAAAACGTGTTAGAACTTAAagaaaaactttcaaaaaacaAACTCCTTGATCGCTTGCTGGCGAAGAAAGAGCCTTTATCTGATATTGAAACATCACTTAAACTGAAGCTAATGTCTGAAATGATATGATGTGAACTCTGTGTTGATTGAGGTTGCTTAGTAGTCCCTGTGTACTATGTTGTTTCATGTTGTTTTACAGCTAAGCTAACATGTTTTTAATATGTTGTTGCAGGTTAGGTGAAGTAGTCACGGACGTCTAAGTGTTTTGGTCTTTAGCAAGATGAAGTAGTCACAGATACATTTGGAGTAGTGAGAGCATTTTGGATTGTAGCTCCAGCTCACAAGTGACGGGGTAGTTGTTTTCCACTTTTAGGTACTATAAGTACTCGGCCATGTAATAGCTCTCTATGTTTCTCATTGTACTAAACATCAGAAAGCTTTGTAATATTTGTGAACCAAGATCTCCTTCTACTCTTGTAATAGCTCTCTACTCAGGTTTACTCTTTAACTATGGTTCTTGTTGTTTAAGCTTGAATTTATTTTCCATGCACTTGTTTCTTGCTTAATCAAGTTGATTTATGAAGTTACTTGTTACTTGCTTAATCAAGTTGATTTACGAAGTTACATGTTTCTTACAAAGTTACATGTTTCTTGCAATGCAAGTTATTATCTAGTTGTTGTTTCCATTTTACAACTAAAACTTGTAGTATGGTATGTAATAACTGAAACTTTCATGTACAGAAATATACTATGGTATGTAAagccaaaatatttcattaaaattgtAAACTTGTAGTATGGTATgtaaagtcaaaataattcattaaATTACTTCTTAGTATACTTTTTgatcaaatgaaaataataatattttttgaccGTAGGAATATCTACtaatgtcatcatcatcatcatctgatgATGTCGACGAAAGATTGGATGATATTATCGACCAAATCGTCGAAGATACATACAATGATATTGTGGAGCCCCAACCAAATAATCGACGGAGACGTGCTTATGTAGAACGATATCGTGAAGGAGGCCATAACCGTTTATGGAATGACTACTTCAGCGTAGACGCGACATACTCGGCACAGTTCAGACGGCGATTTCGCATGAATAAGGATTTATTCATGCGTATTGTCTATGAACTCTCAGAGAACATTCCGTTCTTTCAACATAGACAAGATGCAACCGGGAGGTTTGGTCATACACCGCTTCAAAAATGTACGGCAGCAATTCGTCAGCTTGCTTATGGTTCTGCAGCTGATGCGGTTGACGAGTATCTCCGAATTGGTGAGAGCACTGCACTTTTGTGTTTACATAAGTTCACTGATGGAATCATCCggttgtttggagatgagtatctacgaagacCCACACCGGCGGATCTTCGACGACTtctcgatattggagagacaCGTGGGTTTCCTGGGATGGTCGGGAGCattgactgtatgcattgggagtggaaaaattgcccgaccgcttggaaaggacaatacacacgtggatcaggaaaaccgacaattgtattagaggctgtagcttcacaagatctttggatatggcacgccttttttggtcctccaggtaccttaaacgatctcaatgtcctcgatcggtctcctatttttgatgacattttagaaGGTCGTGCCCCCAGGGTAAAGTACGTGGTCAACGGGCATCCGTATAAATTGGCGTACTACCTCACAGATGGgatatatccaaaatggtcaacatttatccaatctatcacaCTCCCCCAAACTCCTAAACAAGAGTTATTTGCTAAAGTTCAAGAAGCAACCCGTAAAGATGTGGAGCGGGCTTTTAGAGTTCTACAAGCCCGGTTTGCGATTGTGAAAAACCCGGCTATTTCAATGAACAAGGCAAAGatagggaagattatgagagcatgtatcatactacacaatatgatagtcgaaaatgaacgagatggatacattCGTTACGATATTTCAGAATTTGCAGAAGGAGACGTCACCAGAAGTTCAGAGGTCGAAACCGAGAGGCCTACAAATCTGAATAATATGTTTCCCAATCGGAATGATCTTCGTGATAGGCAAATACATGAACGATTGAAGAATGATTTaatcgaaaatatttggaacaaatttggtgaggaagattaataattagtgtattttaagttttatcattgtatctttttttaaaaaaattctatgtattgtaatattttaacttctaataatttaaaataatttttcgttttttttaaaaacaaaattttttttaaaaacaaattttttttaaaaacaaaattttttttctctaaggACTCCTAATCGGATATCACCATTGCACCGAGCTTCTTAATATAAATccttaactatttaaaaaaaaaaatttaataataaaaaaatggtaaGGACTCCCCTTGGGGGATGACCATTGCATATGCTCTTATTGTTCCAATTTAAGAGACGTGTCTTCActtattacatattttttatttattttaattcacTTTTACATTAAGAGATTGTGTGAAACAACTGCAATAAAGATGCTCTTAGGTTAATCTAAGTTTAATTAAGAAACAAAGCAACAAGCCTTTCAGGCAATCAGTTGATTGGTCCGTTGATTATATcatgaacacaaaaaaaaaaaatagaaaagtgaTAAAGTTATGGGAAAATTCCATCAAAAGTCAAATATTCCaatgaattaattaattttgataaactCACAAACTAATTAActcacaaacaaaacaaaggtTTGTGGAAACTTTTGACTTCttcaatattaaattataaatatcaaaaagcTTATTTGGGACACATAGGGAAGCTAAGCTTTCCACCGAAGATAACATTGGCGTTGGTGCAAAGAGCTCCGATCAAGCCTCCTGACGCCGAAGGATGTCCTCCTTTATCACCTACGAAGTTCAAGTTCACGTCAATGACGCTGACTCCTGTGCATGGTACTGATTTGCTGCACATGATCTGGACTTCATCTTTAGTAATTGTTGTTCCTCTTACGTTCTTGAACAACACATCGCTTATCGCAACCTTTGAATCCTAtaatacacacacacaaaaaaaaaagattttcgtAAGCTGCTGAATAATCAAGTAATTAATGTAAGTTTTGGTTTGAGATTATCTTGGGTATATATACTTACTCCGCCTCTTGAGCCGTAGTTTTGGTCAATGATGATTGGGTTCTTGACGCTTTCCATTGTAATATCTTCAAACTTAATGTCCACAGCCTTGCTTGGAGACGAACCACCCCAACTCTTGATTCTTAGACCGTTGTCGGTACCTTTCATCGTGCAGCTCTTAAAGTGAATGCCGCTAACATCCTCCTCGTGCGGGTACTTTCCGAGACTACCAACACTTAGTCCGTGTCCTGGGCCACAAGTCACGTGTTCGACTGTTACATTGGTGGAACCACGACCGACAGAGATACAATCGTCTCCTGTTCCTATTGTACTCTGAACGATGTTAACGTTGACCGCATTGCTCAAATGGATACCATCGGTGTTGGGACTTTCAGCAGGGGCAATAATGTTGATGTTGTGAATGTTGACATTTGTAGTTTTCACCAAGAACATGTGGAAGGCCTTCGCGTTGACCGAGCTAATGCCGGCAATTTCAAGATTTAAGATGTTTCTGAATTTTAGAGACTGCATGGGTACGTATGTACGTTTGATCAgtacaaaacatttaaaattaatgatattatatatatttatatccttaCCGTTGGAGGAAGATTGCAGTCGACCTTTTTGCCACAGCCATCTGCTTTCCATACGGCTTCACCTTTGCCGTGGAATGTGCCGGGTCCGGTGAGGAGGACATTGTCGACATGCTCGAATAAGAACCATTCAGGGGTCGCGTATCCGCTTGGTGTAGCGGTGATTGTGCCTTGAACTTCGATGGTCACTTTGCTTTTGCATGGACCAGCAAAAATTACTGGACCAGTCAAGAACTCTCCTTTAGGGACTAGTAGCGTTGCTGGTACAGGACTGGCACACACTTGGAGCCATGCATTTAAAAACGCCTGCATAGTGCATTTAGAATAAACCATTTATTATtggataaatatttgttttcatatgCATTTTACTAATAAccaataaattaaagaaatatcACCTTGAAAGAATTGGTGGCACCATTTCCCACTGCTCCAAACTTAGTAATATCAAAGACCGTAGGGTTGCCGGCAACAGCGACAAGACCACGGCGGTCACTGAGATACTCACCATTAGCTACGCAAGAACCAAACACCAAGGCCATTAAAATTAATGAGCCTACATTAGTATGATTTGCCTTGACCAAACTTCTTGCGCCAGCCATGGtgataatatcttttttttttgcttttttcttcttttaaagaTGTGTTGACAAATTTAAAAGTGATTTGATCATTGGAAGATTCATGATGTTTTATAGTGTTGGTTTGTATgcaaattttagattttaatctgTTTTAGAGTAATGATTTTCGGGAAATAACATTCCATCTTCTTTTGCGGATGTTTGACTACCCAATATTAGGTGATAACGATCTGAATTCACGGTCATTTTGTATGTAAGTAAAAACAAATCTATTGATTAAGTGGTTGCGAATGATCAGAATGACTCGTTTAATTTACAATCTAAAATTGCAAGCAACTACTACCACTTTATATAGCAAAATAATCACCAAAAACATATAAAGCTGAATCCAGTATAATCACCAAAACATATAAAGTTCAAGTTCTTTTGCCATTTAAGGTGCCTACTGTAGCCAGCTATAACTATATTTGGTATATAACGTGAATTTaatagttagaaaaaaaattatcatacaATCACTATACAAAATTAGGTATTCTATTTGTTttaaacctttgatagaagaatTCTGGCACCAACGTGATATCTCAGCTAAACATGTTATCAAACTCATCAGCTCCAAGGTTTTGTCCTTTAACTTTGAAGTAACTGAGATATGTTGTTTTGTGTAACATGACAAATTATGCTTCTTTTAATCTAGAAAAAATGTTCATATTTACCGTGATGGCTGTTGACGGAAGAGACTGGAGTAAGAAGGATCACATTTCCGGAAAACCATGAAGGGGCCGAAATAGAGGCGGTGACTTCACCGGAGATATCAAAACCAAGGTTGTTTTTGAGTACCTTAAACACACTTCTTAGTTCTTGATGTAATTACGCCTCTGGTCTTTTCCAAGAAGCCCTAACAAGCATGGTCTATTTTAGGGATCACCAATCTATAAAACGCTACAATAAACTACTCATGTTGCTGCAACCACTTCGTCCCCCTCCCTTATTGCTGCTCTGGTTCCTTATAGATGTACGACAGAGGCAGGAAACTGTCTTTCAGCTCCGTTCACAGCGCAAGAGATCAAGGATGTGTTTTTCTCACTCCCTAGGAATAAATCCCCAGGCCCGGATGGATACCCAGCATAGTTCTTCACAGCTCAGTGGCACACAGTAGGACCTGATATGATCTCTGCAGTTATGGAATTCCTTTCTTCTGGCAGAATCTTAACTCAGTGGAATGCAACAGTTCTTACACTGATTCGGAAAAAGCCTAATGCGTCTAAGATTGAGGAGTTCCGCCCCATCTCATGCTGTAATACAATCTATAAAGTTGCCTCTAAGTTGCTGGCAAATCGCCTGAAACAGATCCTCCCAAGCATTATTTCCAACTCTcaattcgtttcatctcactagccattattgatgaagtcatcacgggtgctcctgagatcatcacgggtgctcaagcatgtacaagataactgatcatccattcctcaagattagactgttcgacaatctccaagtgattgcaaacacaaacctagaacttccaggtatattatcatattgcatctgggtttatattatgttttgatatcataactgatatttaaactcacagatgtggttgggcaaatccgttctgtccagggctctggcctcaccaaagaaacaactcgagtcgttatccgtctcctcattgatccgtaagaaacaatcaacacataattccctttatattactgtctatattgtgctaacatcaataatcaaaaatatttcatacccaagatttgtggtcgtctatttatctcccttgcttatcaatctaattttacacaaatctttattttactgtttaaaagaaaccacaataacccaaacaatcaaaacactaaaaactagaatcccaaaaaagacgaatcattaatgatcacctctctttttgtctaatcttacaaataaacttcaaaacaaatataccaaaccaatcaactcaactaaaactcaacgacacatacattaagccagctaaacaaatataaactacacggccaaatatttaacaatttacaaacttactttcacagatgcttacgaagaagacgaagacgacaactaagatcagtgaaattacctaaacaaaaaagcagagtaagttacaaactctgataaatacaactaacaatgatttttgtttacatattacccattaaataaaagagaaacaaacacagccacacaccaggagatacaagagacaatctcaacagacacaaaggcggtaacaacatctccacctgctcactcctcttgtcttataaaaatagcttatATGCTCAATGTCAACATGCCAACGCTAttttcttcttatgagaaatacatatattcatttaaaacccattaatatcgaaatactaattgtcactcattttatagttatttctacaagtcttcatatatttgttttaaaggtccggtaaaaacaacaagtttaaaagtgaaaaaacatataaccaagataataaaaataaaaaaaattataacttaatacacacaacttacacaactaaactggtgaaaaaatatccagaaacaaaaggtactctcaacaaccttaatataatttatgtaatctcaacagtacaagtaacaaattaaaaagacaaacaaacaataattcTCATTacacaacaaacaacaacacgaactatatcaatcacattactaacacagtttactccttcatgagtggagaacagtgcatacacagtacatcatcacaactctaaccctataacaataaaaaacttaaaaaacaatgatcaacccaaaacgcaaaattcacagctacaataaccctaacaaatattgagatgaaacaataAATATGTCTACAACCCCGCGCTTGCACGGGGGAAATGCCCCTAGTATATCTAATACGATCTGATATCTTTAAACATATTCCTCAAGATACATACATaacaaaattaaactaatacatatatatatatatatatataattatcatacAATCACTATACAAAATTAGGTATTCTATTTGTTTTAAACCTTTGATAGATGAATTCTGGCACCAACGTGATATCTCAGCTAAACATGTTATCAAACTCATCAGCTCCAAGGTTTTGTCCTTTAACTTTGACGTAACTGAGATATGTTGTTTTGTGTAACATGACAAATTATGCTTCTTTTAATCTAGAAAAAATGTTCATATTTACCGTGATGGCTGTTGACGGAAGAGACTGGAGTAAGAAGGATCACATTTCCGGAAAACCATGAAGGGGCCGAAATAGAGGCGGTGACTTCACCGGAGATATCAAAACCAAGGTTGTTCTTGAGTACCTTAAACACACTTCTTAGTTCTTGATGTAATCACGCCTCTGGTCTTTCCCAAGAAGCCCTAACAAGCATGGTCTATTTTAGGGATCACCAATCTATAAAACGCTACAATAAACTACTCATGTTGCTGCAACCACTTCGTCCCCCTCCCTTATTGCTGCTCTGGTTCCTTATAGATGTACGACAGAGGCAGGAAACTGTCTTTCAGCTCCGTTCACAGCGCAAGAGATCAAGGATGTGTTTTTCTCACTCCCTAGGAATAAATCCCCAGGCCCGGATGGATACCCAGCAGAGTTCTTCACAGCTCAGTGGCACACAGTAGGACCTGATATGATCTCTGCAGTTATGGAATTCCCTTCTTCTGGCAGAATCTTAACTCAGTGGAATGCAACAGTTCTTACACTGATTCGGAAAAAGCCTAATGCGTCTAAGATTGAGGAGTTCCGCCCCATCTCATGCTGTAATACAATCTATAAAGTTCCCTCTAAGTTGCTGGCAAATCGCCTGAAACAGATCCTCCCAAGCATTATTTCCAACTCTCAATCAGCTTTTATCCCCGGAAGGTCTTTGGCGGAAAACGTATTGTTAGCAACAGAACTGGTGGAGAGCTACAAGTGGAAATCCATCTCTAAAAGATCAATGCTAAAAGTGTATTTGCAAAAAGCCTTTGACACTGTTAACTGGGATTTTGTAATCAACACCTTAACCGGTCTCAATTTTCCAGTCAGCTTTGTCAACCTTATTCGACACTGTATCACCACCACGAGGTTTTCTGTTTCGATCAATGGAGAGCTCTGTGGGTATTTTAAAGGAACTAGAGGCTTGAGACAAGGCGACCCTCTCTCCCCCTATCTTTTTGTTCTTGTAATGGAGGTATTCTGTCAAATGCTGAAAAAGAATTTCTCTAATGGATCCATCGGCCTTCATCCAAGCGCGTCTCAGCCTCAGGTTACCCATCTTTCTTTTGCTGATGATATAATGGTCTTCTTTGATGGAGAGAAAATGTCACTGGAAAATATTGCAAAAACCCTTCACGACTTCTCTTTGTGGTCTGGCCTAACTATGAATCAAAGTAAAACAGACCTTTTCACTGGTGGTTTGACTCTAGATGAAACAAATGACTTAACTAGTCTTGGTTTCAAGCTAGGTTCTCTACCTATCCCCTACCTGGGGCTGCCCCTAATGCATAGAAAGCTCAGAATTGGAGATTACAGGCCCCTACTAGACAAGATCACTCAGCACTTTACCTCTTGGAAGTCTATAGCTCTCTCCTTTGCAGGAAGGTTACAGCTCATCAAGTCTGTTATATATGGTCTTCTAAACTTCTGGTTCACTGCTTTTATCCTACCTAAAGGTTGCTTAAGCAAAATTCAGAGTCTCTGCACTCGCTTCCTTTGGTTAGGAgacatagaaaagaaaaatggtGCCAAGGTAGGATGGAACGAGCTCTGCTTGCCAATGAATGAAGGAGGTCTCGGCCTCCGAAATCTTAAAGTCTGGAACCTCACGCTTTGTCTCCGCCTCATTTGGGTTCTGTTTTGCAATCATAAATCACTTTGGGGATGCTGGATCAAGGAAAACAGGATCAAAAACAGAATATTTTGGGAGCAGGAACAAAAAGGCCACTCATCATGGACTTGGAAAGCTTTGCTTTCTCTGCGTAATGCTGCCTCTGCTTTTTTAATGTCGAGAGTGGGTAACGGAAATCAAACAAGTTTCTGGCATGACGTGTGGACTCCTTTCGGTCCTCTCATTCGTCACTTTGGTCCCCAAGGGCCACAAGAGCTGGGAATCCCTACGGACGCCAGAATCTGCTCAGTGGTTAATGAGAATGGATGGAAGCTTCCATCAGCCCGTTCTGACGAAGCGGAGGCCTTGCAAATTCACCTTGCCTCTGTTAGTCTCCCATGTGCTTCTGCTCATGATGATGAATTTTTGTGGCGAGTTGATAATGTAGAACTAGATGCTTTTTCCACAAAGCTCACGTGGGAGTCATTGAGACCAAGAGCCCCTATCCAACTTTGGACAAGTAATGTTTGGTATAAGGGAGCTATTCCACGCCACGCCTTTCACTTATGGGTCACCCACTTGAACACGCTCCCTACTAGATCAAGACTCAAGCCGTGGGGTTTACAGATTCAAACAAGTTGCTGCCTTTGTGATCGGTTTGAAGAAAATAGAGATCACATCTTCCTCAGGTGTGAAGTTAGCCAGCATCTATGGGCCATGATCATCAGAAGGCTAGGGTACAGAACTCTCTCCTTTCACTCTTGGAATGCTTTTTCTGATTGGTTGGGATCAAAGGATTCAATCTGTCCAACAACTCTAAGAAGACTTGTTGCTCAAGCAGTTATCTACTCTTTGTGGCATGAGAGGAACAATAGGCTGCATAACAACATCTCCTCCTCTTCAGAAGTCATCTTTAAACTACTTGATCGCAGAATCAGAGACGCCATTCTCGCTCGTAGGAACCGTAAGAAGTTCAAAAACCTTCTTGCTAAATGGTTAACTTTTGCCTAACAGCAAGGTGATCAATTAGCACTATTTTCTCAGGTTATCTCcatgttttatcttttttgcCATGGAGCTTGTTCCTGACCTGTCTTAAACTCTTTGTAATATGCAAACTGCCCATTCAAGTAATGCAATTCaaattcttagcaaaaaaaaaaaaaaaactactcctCCCATTGTTTCAAACAAAGTTTGAATTGTTCTAGTGAATATAACTAAGAAAGCTGAACATAAATGGTGCCAGGATGTGAAGTGGCTTTGAGAAGAAAGTCAGTGTGCCCCCAACGAACTGCGTCTTCAGcatttaataattcaaaattaatgCATGAGATCATCAAACCCAAGTAAAATCAATGAGAGTATTGTGGTAGTGAATGCCATTAGAAATTTAAACTTCATGTTGTCCCATGCATCATCCTCCCATCAAGTCCACCTACAAATTAAACCCATTAACCAAAGTtatagtgttttaaaaaaagatgaaatttcTATGGATGTGCTTTGTgctaaaaaaattatgtgtttAACATATTCGTGGTAACTACATATTTTTCTTAACTAAACATTATGGATGCTCAAAAATCTTGACCACAGTGGCACAATGAGTAAGTTTAGTGACTAGTTACTTTCTTAAGATCAGTAAAGACTTTTGGTCGCGTTCAGTACATGGTGATATCAAGGCATGCACAAcgattataatttataaaccacGAGCAGATCTTAGAGGTTCTGGCATTAAATGCATGTGATAAGATATATTAATGTTTTGCAAATCTAGGTCAGAGTGAGTCGTTTTCGGACCGTTGTGCCTTGAGATTGTTTTCGTGACAACGCTtccataaataaattaatcttAAACACAAGTGTGTACATGTGGCTTTTAAAAATGATCGACAGCTGATTAATCAATTACTATAAGAGAATCTTATTATGAACTGATCGAATCTCAACGGTAACTAACAATCATTGATTGTAATTCTATATACGTAATGGcagattataatttttaaaggCGTGTTGACGGAATAAGTGGTAACTTGACGTCTATAGCTTAATTTGCATGAATAGGAGGCTGATCTGGGGAATTTGCATCGCCACAAGCAGCCACCGTTGAACACAAATCCATGAGAAGGAAATGACTTGTTTTACTGATGATGATGCTTGGAGAAAGGATAGTCATGCAGGAGGAATATAATGGGTCATGGGTCATTAGAGATACAAATCGTCAATCTTTTAAAATTGGTGCCATCGGTGTAAGCTCTCTGGCATGTTAAATCATTCGTggaaatacataataatggtgACAAATAATTGAACAAACTgtcaaaaaatattacaaccACTAAAAACGATTGCCAACTTCTAatattagaccatgattaatgggagttcttagggtgaggttcttagcggaatataagaacccgtctcgtAGCTTCTAAGAGCAGCATTATCGCTGACTCTTAGCCCAACTCTTACCCCCAAacctagttaaaaaaaataacaaaacacatAAGCTCAAGAATTGCCTCTTGCGGGAGGTGCCGAAGGTCCGCCTC
The window above is part of the Brassica napus cultivar Da-Ae chromosome C8, Da-Ae, whole genome shotgun sequence genome. Proteins encoded here:
- the LOC106385399 gene encoding exopolygalacturonase clone GBGE184; amino-acid sequence: MAGARSLVKANHTNVGSLILMALVFGSCVANGEYLSDRRGLVAVAGNPTVFDITKFGAVGNGATNSFKAFLNAWLQVCASPVPATLLVPKGEFLTGPVIFAGPCKSKVTIEVQGTITATPSGYATPEWFLFEHVDNVLLTGPGTFHGKGEAVWKADGCGKKVDCNLPPTSLKFRNILNLEIAGISSVNAKAFHMFLVKTTNVNIHNINIIAPAESPNTDGIHLSNAVNVNIVQSTIGTGDDCISVGRGSTNVTVEHVTCGPGHGLSVGSLGKYPHEEDVSGIHFKSCTMKGTDNGLRIKSWGGSSPSKAVDIKFEDITMESVKNPIIIDQNYGSRGGDSKVAISDVLFKNVRGTTITKDEVQIMCSKSVPCTGVSVIDVNLNFVGDKGGHPSASGGLIGALCTNANVIFGGKLSFPMCPK
- the LOC106383434 gene encoding glutathione S-transferase T3-like — its product is MDGFTNLLHSQIPIDLESPEPYWFGSEVPAQSAERRKYSPREDKILIGAWLNTSKDPIIGNEQRVGAFWKRIVEYYNASPLLVGQTAREITSCKQRWSRINGEVCRFTGCYDAALRAQKSGENDDDLMKAALDIFFTKYGYKFTLDHCWRELRHDQKWASIYVAKEGGKEKRRSVLEVDTEEADVGDPEERPIGVKAAKGGSKKKKMSGKEEELSKLQNVLELKEKLSKNKLLDRLLAKKEPLSDIETSLKLKLMLGEVVTDV
- the LOC106383436 gene encoding uncharacterized protein LOC106383436 — translated: MSSSSSSDDVDERLDDIIDQIVEDTYNDIVEPQPNNRRRRAYVERYREGGHNRLWNDYFSVDATYSAQFRRRFRMNKDLFMRIVYELSENIPFFQHRQDATGRFGHTPLQKCTAAIRQLAYGSAADAVDEYLRIGESTALLCLHKFTDGIIRLFGDEYLRRPTPADLRRLLDIGETRGFPGMVGSIDCRAPRVKYVVNGHPYKLAYYLTDGIYPKWSTFIQSITLPQTPKQELFAKVQEATRKDVERAFRVLQARFAIVKNPAISMNKNLQKETSPEVQRSKPRGLQI